In the Pseudomonas sp. DTU_2021_1001937_2_SI_NGA_ILE_001 genome, one interval contains:
- a CDS encoding ABC transporter substrate-binding protein has translation MKTVFPSLRMSLFGAMLALGPMAAVQAKTPADQLIVGMSMVNLFSIDPANAPGLDASGINANLYDTLIKRDNGNPDRHLPQLAERWSVSEDGTQITFHLRSDVKFHSGNPLTAEDVAWSLYRVMKLNFGLATTWKAYGYSAENIQGLIRATDAHTLVIDLPQPVNPLLVIDSLAVSPSAVVVDRVLALKHEKNGDLGAAWLVTNEAGSGPFTLSKWSANDALVMTRFDGYWAGAAKMKRVLVRHMTESQSLRLMLERGDLDLAYGMAAPDIKAIEGSDKLQVQALQRGTMYYVAMSMKQPEFANQKVREAVRSLIDYQGIDEQVMPHYGKLNQQPMQLGLEARLPDPGYRLDVAKARTLLAEAGYPQGFTTTIRTLSEPPFIDIAARMQSTLAEGGIKASIVTGTGNQVYGAMRARNFEMIVARGAERYPHPYFSLRTFVYNPDNSDNAGLPNFQGWRASFFDRQLNDLIDRLGVERDAAKRLTLYHEAQQRYDQLAGPIMIISQMTDTAVSARDVKGFTGDDAEATRYLGVYKQR, from the coding sequence ATGAAGACTGTATTCCCCTCCCTGCGCATGAGCCTGTTCGGTGCGATGCTGGCTCTGGGGCCGATGGCTGCCGTACAGGCCAAGACCCCGGCTGACCAACTGATCGTCGGCATGAGCATGGTCAACCTGTTCTCCATTGACCCGGCCAACGCGCCCGGCCTGGATGCTTCCGGGATCAACGCCAACCTCTACGACACGCTGATCAAGCGTGACAACGGCAACCCCGACCGGCACCTGCCACAACTGGCCGAGCGCTGGAGCGTCAGCGAAGACGGTACGCAGATCACCTTTCACCTGCGCAGCGACGTCAAGTTCCACTCCGGCAACCCGCTCACGGCCGAAGACGTGGCCTGGTCGTTGTACCGGGTGATGAAACTCAACTTCGGCCTGGCCACCACCTGGAAGGCCTATGGCTACAGTGCCGAGAACATCCAGGGGCTGATCCGTGCCACCGATGCGCACACGCTGGTGATCGACCTGCCGCAGCCGGTCAACCCGCTGCTGGTGATCGATTCCCTGGCCGTATCACCCAGCGCCGTGGTGGTGGATCGCGTGCTGGCGCTCAAGCACGAGAAAAACGGTGACCTCGGTGCTGCCTGGCTGGTCACCAACGAAGCGGGCAGCGGTCCCTTCACCCTGAGCAAATGGAGCGCCAACGACGCGCTGGTGATGACCCGCTTCGACGGCTACTGGGCCGGCGCGGCGAAGATGAAGCGTGTGCTGGTGCGGCACATGACCGAGTCGCAGTCGCTGCGTCTGATGCTCGAACGCGGTGATCTGGACCTGGCCTATGGCATGGCTGCGCCGGACATCAAGGCCATCGAAGGGTCGGACAAGCTGCAGGTGCAGGCTTTGCAGCGCGGCACCATGTACTACGTGGCGATGAGCATGAAACAGCCGGAGTTCGCCAACCAGAAAGTGCGCGAAGCGGTGCGCAGCCTGATCGACTACCAGGGCATCGACGAGCAGGTGATGCCGCACTACGGCAAGCTCAACCAGCAGCCGATGCAACTGGGCCTGGAGGCGCGCCTGCCCGATCCCGGCTATCGCCTGGACGTCGCCAAGGCCAGGACCCTGCTGGCCGAGGCAGGTTACCCGCAGGGCTTCACCACCACCATCCGCACGCTGTCGGAGCCGCCGTTCATCGACATCGCGGCGCGCATGCAGTCGACCCTGGCCGAGGGTGGCATCAAGGCGAGCATCGTCACCGGCACCGGCAACCAGGTCTATGGCGCGATGCGCGCCCGCAACTTCGAGATGATCGTGGCCCGCGGTGCGGAGCGATACCCGCATCCGTACTTCAGCCTTCGCACCTTCGTCTACAACCCCGACAACAGCGACAACGCCGGGCTGCCCAACTTCCAGGGCTGGCGCGCCTCGTTCTTCGATCGCCAGCTCAACGACCTGATCGACCGCCTGGGCGTGGAGCGTGACGCCGCCAAGCGCCTGACCCTGTACCACGAAGCGCAGCAGCGCTACGACCAGTTGGCCGGACCGATCATGATCATTTCGCAGATGACCGACACCGCGGTGAGCGCCAGAGACGTCAAGGGCTTCACCGGCGATGACGCCGAGGCGACCCGTTACCTGGGCGTGTACAAACAACGCTGA
- a CDS encoding ABC transporter permease, whose protein sequence is MIANMSSSESAAKHKNEHAPSSSMEALYKSSLRVFNHLLRNPMTLAGLLVALLLIVVATFAPWIATHDPVVQNLGAALQAPGAAHWFGTDEYGRDIFSRLVYGARITLYIIVLVTVIVGPIGLFIGTVSGYFGGFVDTLFMRITDIFISFPSLVLALAFIAALGPGLEHAVVAIALTSWPPIARLARAETLSLRKADFVVAVELQGASSTRIILRHIVPMCLSSVIIRLTMNMAGIILTAAALGFLGLGAQAPLPEWGAMISTGRRYMLECWWLVAVPGAAIMLVSLAFNLLGDGLRDILDPRSE, encoded by the coding sequence ATGATTGCCAACATGTCTTCTTCCGAATCAGCTGCCAAGCACAAGAACGAACACGCACCGTCCTCCAGCATGGAGGCGCTATACAAGAGCAGCCTGCGGGTGTTCAACCACCTGCTGCGCAACCCCATGACCCTGGCCGGGCTGCTGGTGGCGCTGCTGCTGATCGTGGTCGCCACCTTTGCGCCATGGATCGCCACCCACGACCCGGTGGTCCAGAACCTCGGCGCGGCGCTGCAGGCGCCTGGGGCCGCGCACTGGTTCGGCACCGACGAATACGGCCGCGACATCTTCAGCCGCCTGGTGTATGGCGCACGCATCACCCTGTACATCATCGTGCTGGTGACCGTCATCGTCGGCCCTATCGGGTTGTTCATCGGTACGGTCTCGGGGTACTTCGGCGGTTTCGTCGACACGCTGTTCATGCGCATCACCGACATCTTCATCTCGTTCCCCAGCCTGGTCCTGGCCCTGGCCTTCATCGCCGCCCTCGGCCCTGGCCTGGAGCATGCGGTGGTCGCCATCGCGCTGACCTCCTGGCCGCCGATCGCGCGCCTGGCGCGGGCCGAGACCCTGTCGCTGCGCAAGGCCGACTTCGTGGTGGCGGTGGAGCTGCAGGGCGCCTCGTCGACGCGCATCATCCTGCGCCACATCGTGCCGATGTGCCTGTCGTCGGTGATCATCCGCCTGACCATGAACATGGCCGGCATCATCCTCACCGCCGCCGCCCTGGGCTTTCTCGGCCTGGGCGCGCAGGCGCCGCTGCCGGAGTGGGGCGCGATGATCTCCACCGGTCGCCGCTACATGCTCGAATGCTGGTGGCTGGTCGCCGTGCCGGGGGCCGCGATCATGCTGGTCAGCCTGGCGTTCAACCTGCTGGGCGATGGCCTGCGGGACATCCTCGATCCACGTAGCGAATGA
- a CDS encoding ABC transporter ATP-binding protein, with translation MSNPKLIVDSLNVRFVNGKKVMHAVRDVSFTLGREKLAIVGESGSGKSTVGRSLLKLHPASAQITANTLQFGDVDLLTASEKAMQKIRGQRISMIMQDPKYSLNPVVRVGEQIAEAYLAHHKASRSEARERVLLMLEKVHIRDPKRVYDLYPHEVSGGMGQRIMIAMMVITNPEVIIADEPTSALDVSVRQQVLNVLEELVVEQQLGLIFVSHDLNLVRNYCDRVLVMYAGRVVESLAASDLHRAEHPYTRGLLAALPSMDNRRPRLPVLQRDPLWLTC, from the coding sequence ATGTCCAATCCAAAACTGATCGTCGATTCGCTCAACGTGCGCTTCGTCAACGGCAAGAAAGTCATGCATGCGGTGCGTGACGTGTCCTTCACCCTGGGCCGCGAGAAACTCGCCATCGTCGGCGAGTCCGGTTCGGGCAAGTCGACGGTCGGGCGCAGCCTGCTCAAGCTGCACCCGGCCAGTGCGCAGATCACCGCCAACACCCTGCAGTTCGGCGACGTCGACCTGCTGACCGCCAGCGAAAAGGCCATGCAGAAGATCCGCGGCCAGCGCATCTCGATGATCATGCAAGACCCGAAGTACTCGCTGAACCCGGTGGTGCGTGTCGGCGAGCAGATCGCCGAAGCCTACCTGGCCCACCACAAGGCCAGCCGCAGCGAAGCCCGCGAGCGGGTGCTGCTGATGCTGGAGAAAGTGCACATCCGCGACCCCAAGCGGGTCTATGACCTGTACCCGCACGAAGTCAGCGGCGGCATGGGCCAGCGCATCATGATCGCCATGATGGTGATCACCAACCCGGAAGTGATCATCGCCGACGAGCCCACCTCGGCCCTGGACGTTTCGGTGCGCCAGCAGGTGCTCAACGTGCTCGAAGAGCTGGTGGTCGAGCAGCAACTGGGGCTGATCTTCGTCAGCCACGACCTCAACCTGGTGCGCAACTACTGCGACCGCGTGCTGGTGATGTACGCCGGGCGTGTTGTCGAGTCGCTGGCCGCCAGTGACTTGCATCGCGCCGAACATCCCTATACCCGTGGCCTGCTGGCCGCCTTGCCGAGCATGGACAACCGCCGTCCGCGCCTGCCTGTGCTGCAGCGCGACCCGCTCTGGCTCACCTGCTGA
- a CDS encoding ABC transporter ATP-binding protein, with protein sequence MSMIQAQSLNLSFGVGPALNQVLHDVNLSVEDGESFGLVGESGSGKTTVLRCLAGQYRHWSGALSIAGVPLQHKIPKEHFRKVQMVFQDPYGSLHPRHTIDTALREPLAIHGMGERDERINDILHKVGLNDSFRYRYPHQLSGGQRQRVAIARALILEPRVLLLDEPTSALDVSVQAEILNLLSDLRQREKLTYLMVTHDLGVVSHLCDKVAVMQHGRIVERLDSQALSQDQASHEYTRMLVQASRDFSAEPVRAAV encoded by the coding sequence ATGTCCATGATCCAAGCCCAATCGTTGAACCTGAGCTTTGGTGTCGGCCCGGCGCTGAACCAGGTGCTGCATGACGTCAACCTGAGTGTCGAGGACGGCGAGTCGTTCGGTCTGGTCGGCGAGTCCGGTTCCGGCAAGACCACCGTGCTGCGCTGCCTGGCCGGTCAGTACCGGCACTGGAGCGGGGCACTGAGCATTGCCGGCGTACCGCTGCAGCACAAGATTCCCAAGGAGCACTTTCGCAAGGTGCAGATGGTCTTCCAGGACCCCTACGGTTCGTTGCATCCACGCCACACCATCGATACCGCGCTGCGCGAGCCGCTGGCCATCCACGGCATGGGCGAGCGCGACGAGCGCATCAACGACATCCTGCACAAGGTCGGCCTCAACGACAGCTTCCGCTATCGATACCCGCACCAGTTGTCCGGCGGTCAGCGCCAGCGCGTGGCCATCGCCCGGGCGCTGATCCTCGAACCCCGGGTGCTGCTGCTCGACGAACCCACTTCGGCCCTCGATGTGTCGGTGCAGGCCGAGATCCTCAACCTGCTGTCCGACCTGCGCCAACGCGAGAAGCTCACCTACCTGATGGTCACCCACGACCTGGGGGTGGTCAGCCACCTGTGCGACAAGGTCGCGGTGATGCAGCACGGGCGTATCGTCGAGCGCCTCGACAGCCAGGCCCTGAGCCAGGACCAGGCGAGCCACGAGTACACCCGCATGCTGGTGCAGGCCAGCCGCGACTTCAGCGCCGAGCCGGTGCGCGCCGCCGTCTGA
- a CDS encoding 5-carboxymethyl-2-hydroxymuconate Delta-isomerase produces MPHCIIECPAGLARAVGEQTLLSTVHDAIDASGLFTPGDIKVRLALYEHYRCGATQDDFVHVTLQILSGRSADQRRALALDTVGALVARLPQVQAVSMDVRGMPRETFVNRRHYLAHAAGQG; encoded by the coding sequence ATGCCTCATTGCATCATCGAATGCCCCGCCGGCCTGGCCCGGGCGGTGGGCGAGCAGACCCTGCTGAGCACCGTCCACGACGCCATCGACGCCAGTGGGCTGTTCACCCCCGGTGACATCAAGGTCCGTCTGGCCCTGTACGAACACTACCGCTGCGGCGCCACCCAGGACGATTTCGTCCATGTGACCCTGCAGATTCTCTCGGGGCGCAGTGCGGATCAGCGCCGTGCCCTGGCACTGGACACCGTCGGCGCGCTGGTGGCACGCCTGCCGCAGGTGCAGGCGGTATCGATGGACGTGAGGGGAATGCCGCGCGAGACCTTCGTCAACCGCCGTCATTACCTCGCACACGCCGCCGGGCAAGGCTGA
- a CDS encoding glycosyl hydrolase family 28 protein: protein MPIATPLTAFLARRGLAGSIVAALAMGSSLPLWALEAPARLQVPTLAFDDRQIILVWEKPEAHADIQDYHVYANGQRLGSANANNDRVSPAKPYIDRFYEQDTRGFHHRIAIHSYTAEGLTPDTEYRFTVRSVGRDGKESADSPVLVQRTTPVPAVFDVRRYGAKGDGSTLDTAAIQRAIDACTRGCKVLLPAGTYKSGALYLKSNMTLEIAEGATLLGSERAEDYPREGYIQYPYSTTVRPASLINALPRDPRSHQAFENIRIVGKGTLDGNGWKRNDDVVDERGQRLPFYLPSDNSRYLHDGILAKAQVERAVAEGMNVKDAYGQMRSSLITLRDVKNVFYGGFTVVNPAFHGIMNLETENVVLANTTHKTYDANNGDGIEFANSRGAMVFNNFFDTGDDCVNFAAGTGAEAVKQKPQEDAWIFNNYFRKGHGMVVAGSHTGAWIQNILAEDNVSDGTDAGLRMKSTNFMGGGARHVTFRDSAIRNTVKQAFIFTLDYHDPNAKLDYQRSTIAGQFRDIRVSDVSVENARGAAIEVKGDSAHDAFHQGLVFERVRFSGPAQAKIDGLKDSRFDAVRFSETGDVQPWQVKNSQGLSFSQVEPAAP, encoded by the coding sequence ATGCCGATAGCAACACCCCTCACTGCATTCCTTGCCAGGCGCGGCCTGGCTGGTTCGATCGTCGCCGCCCTGGCCATGGGCAGCAGCCTGCCGCTCTGGGCACTGGAGGCGCCGGCCAGGCTGCAGGTGCCGACCCTGGCCTTCGATGACCGGCAGATCATCCTGGTCTGGGAAAAGCCCGAAGCCCATGCCGATATCCAGGACTACCACGTCTATGCCAACGGCCAGCGGCTGGGCAGTGCCAATGCCAACAACGACCGGGTGTCGCCAGCCAAGCCCTATATCGACCGCTTCTACGAGCAGGACACGCGCGGCTTTCATCACCGCATCGCCATCCACAGCTACACGGCCGAGGGCCTCACGCCTGACACCGAGTACCGCTTCACCGTGCGTTCGGTCGGCCGTGACGGCAAGGAGTCGGCCGACAGCCCGGTGCTGGTGCAGCGCACCACGCCGGTTCCTGCAGTGTTCGACGTCAGGCGCTACGGCGCCAAGGGCGACGGCAGCACCCTGGATACCGCCGCGATCCAGCGCGCCATCGATGCTTGCACACGCGGTTGCAAGGTGCTGCTGCCGGCTGGCACCTACAAGAGCGGTGCGCTGTACCTCAAGAGCAACATGACCCTGGAGATCGCCGAGGGCGCGACCCTGCTCGGGTCGGAGCGTGCCGAGGACTACCCGCGTGAGGGTTACATTCAATACCCGTATTCGACCACCGTGCGCCCGGCCTCGCTGATCAACGCGCTGCCACGTGACCCGCGCAGCCACCAGGCCTTCGAGAACATCCGCATCGTCGGCAAGGGCACCCTCGACGGCAACGGCTGGAAACGCAATGACGACGTGGTCGACGAGCGCGGCCAGCGCCTGCCGTTCTATCTGCCCAGCGACAACAGCCGCTACCTGCACGACGGGATACTGGCCAAGGCCCAGGTCGAACGTGCGGTGGCTGAAGGCATGAACGTCAAGGATGCCTACGGTCAGATGCGCTCTTCGCTGATTACCCTGCGCGATGTGAAGAACGTCTTCTATGGTGGCTTCACCGTGGTCAACCCGGCGTTCCACGGCATCATGAACCTGGAAACCGAAAACGTGGTGCTGGCCAATACCACCCACAAGACCTATGACGCCAACAATGGTGATGGCATCGAGTTCGCCAACAGCCGTGGCGCGATGGTCTTCAACAACTTCTTCGACACCGGTGACGACTGCGTCAACTTCGCCGCTGGCACCGGCGCCGAGGCGGTGAAGCAGAAACCCCAGGAAGATGCCTGGATCTTCAACAACTACTTCCGCAAGGGCCATGGCATGGTGGTCGCCGGCAGCCATACCGGTGCGTGGATCCAGAACATCCTGGCTGAAGACAACGTCTCGGACGGCACCGATGCCGGGCTGCGCATGAAGAGCACCAACTTCATGGGCGGCGGCGCACGCCATGTCACCTTCCGCGACTCGGCAATCCGCAACACGGTCAAGCAGGCGTTCATCTTCACCCTCGACTACCACGACCCCAACGCCAAGCTCGACTACCAGCGCTCGACCATCGCCGGGCAGTTCCGCGACATTCGGGTCAGCGACGTGAGCGTGGAGAATGCGCGTGGCGCGGCCATCGAGGTCAAGGGTGACAGTGCCCACGACGCCTTTCACCAGGGCCTGGTGTTCGAGCGGGTGCGCTTCAGTGGCCCGGCACAGGCGAAAATCGATGGGTTGAAGGACTCGCGCTTCGACGCGGTGCGCTTCAGCGAAACCGGCGATGTGCAGCCCTGGCAGGTGAAGAACAGCCAGGGCCTGAGTTTCAGCCAGGTGGAACCGGCGGCGCCCTGA
- a CDS encoding FadR/GntR family transcriptional regulator, with protein MPDLSAPAANKPRRLAEALVERFAQRMRDGALKRGDKLPTEATIMQDEGVSRTVVRDALSRMQAAGLVETRHGVGTFILDMPAPEGFALGPATIVQLSDVLDLLEFRLSLEVQAAGMAAERATPEALAEVEQALHALLEGPEKSGSTTYADFQFHLQIAKASGNHYLIDIMKHLGTKLIPRTRMNSAYIGQSNRSTYLAGINAEHQQIFDAIASRHVDAARAAMFLHLSNSRTRLREAQQRQAFYNE; from the coding sequence ATGCCGGACCTCTCCGCCCCAGCTGCCAACAAACCTCGCCGGCTCGCCGAAGCCCTGGTCGAACGCTTTGCCCAGCGCATGCGCGATGGCGCTCTCAAGCGTGGCGACAAGCTGCCGACCGAAGCCACCATCATGCAGGACGAAGGCGTCAGCCGCACGGTGGTGCGTGACGCGCTGTCGCGCATGCAGGCGGCCGGGCTGGTCGAGACCCGCCACGGCGTCGGCACCTTCATTCTCGACATGCCCGCCCCGGAAGGCTTCGCCCTGGGACCGGCGACCATCGTGCAGCTCTCCGACGTCCTCGACCTGCTGGAGTTCCGCCTGAGCCTGGAGGTGCAGGCCGCCGGCATGGCCGCCGAGCGCGCTACGCCTGAAGCCCTGGCAGAAGTCGAGCAGGCGCTGCACGCCCTGCTGGAAGGCCCGGAAAAATCCGGCAGCACCACCTACGCCGACTTCCAGTTCCATCTGCAGATCGCCAAGGCCTCGGGCAACCATTACCTGATCGACATCATGAAGCACCTGGGTACCAAGCTGATTCCGCGTACGCGGATGAACTCGGCCTACATCGGCCAGAGCAATCGCAGCACCTACCTGGCAGGCATCAACGCCGAGCACCAGCAGATCTTCGACGCCATCGCCAGCCGTCACGTGGATGCAGCGCGCGCGGCCATGTTCCTGCACCTGAGCAACAGCCGCACTCGCCTGCGCGAGGCCCAGCAGCGCCAGGCCTTCTACAACGAGTGA
- a CDS encoding FadR/GntR family transcriptional regulator has product MDSSPPERRLSLAQQLVLDLSRRILAGELPAGSKLPTEQALTQERGVSRTVVREAMSRLQAEGLVETRRGIGTFVVDTTGPGAFQVGRHDRDPAYDEVAFIELRMSLEVDAAAIAAQRASAEQLQTLRTALDEANALPRIAQDSIATDFRFHLLIVLCTGNSFFIDAMTHMSNTLKVGVTPPPELAEAHRQACRREREQIYTAISHRDPDGARAAMRLHLINCLQRVRVAQATTG; this is encoded by the coding sequence ATGGACAGTTCTCCCCCCGAGCGACGCCTGAGCCTGGCCCAGCAGCTGGTCCTCGATCTGTCGCGTCGAATCCTCGCCGGTGAACTGCCTGCTGGCAGCAAGCTGCCCACCGAGCAGGCACTGACCCAGGAACGCGGGGTCAGCCGCACGGTGGTGCGTGAAGCCATGTCGCGGCTCCAGGCCGAGGGGCTGGTGGAAACCCGGCGCGGCATCGGCACCTTCGTGGTCGATACCACCGGCCCCGGCGCGTTTCAGGTCGGGCGTCATGACCGTGATCCGGCCTACGACGAAGTGGCTTTCATCGAGCTGCGCATGAGCCTTGAAGTGGACGCCGCAGCCATCGCCGCACAGCGCGCCAGCGCCGAGCAGCTGCAGACGCTGCGCACCGCGCTGGACGAGGCCAATGCGCTGCCGCGTATCGCTCAGGACAGCATCGCCACGGACTTCCGCTTTCATCTGCTGATCGTGTTGTGTACAGGCAACAGTTTCTTCATCGATGCCATGACCCACATGAGCAATACCCTCAAGGTCGGCGTGACCCCGCCGCCCGAGCTGGCCGAGGCGCATCGCCAGGCGTGTCGTCGCGAGCGCGAGCAGATCTACACCGCCATCTCGCACCGCGACCCCGACGGGGCCCGCGCGGCGATGCGCCTGCACCTGATCAATTGCCTGCAACGCGTGCGGGTGGCTCAGGCGACGACGGGCTGA
- a CDS encoding M50 family metallopeptidase, producing MGNTAKRGLNRLMVLIQVALFIGACAWAGVLMGMGGIFRHGPFVSVLLVTVLIMLATLIHEAGHWLGARLAGMPVLQVQVFHLAIQPQRRGLRVRLKGVPRSLGLSGYVFAAQRPDQPVRESLLLFVVMGPLANLVAAALCLILAVLGGSLIGVLPGFALINLGMGLANLVPTWGRSQSDGFKLLTWWQRPDENAADLAYTRLLAHYVAGVPAERLPVEDIQALAEQPMPMPLIALSYQIYARQALEDWPGIQQLDSELQAMLDAHSKQLLPVATSIAIMQRDLAYSRAYYTQDASALDAYGRNRDVDWFAPSLAPRCDALRAALQGDVPSMERHLARALQLARNHVAGGYAALEEQLATQIRERARTRLAEGQPVVA from the coding sequence ATGGGCAATACTGCAAAGCGCGGCTTGAACCGCCTGATGGTGCTGATCCAGGTGGCGCTGTTCATCGGCGCCTGCGCCTGGGCCGGCGTGCTGATGGGCATGGGCGGTATCTTCAGGCATGGACCGTTCGTCAGCGTGCTGCTGGTCACCGTGCTGATCATGCTTGCCACGCTGATCCACGAAGCCGGGCACTGGTTGGGAGCGCGCCTGGCCGGGATGCCGGTGTTGCAGGTGCAGGTCTTCCACCTGGCGATCCAGCCCCAGCGTCGAGGCTTGCGGGTGCGCCTGAAGGGCGTGCCGCGAAGCCTGGGACTGAGCGGCTACGTGTTCGCCGCGCAGCGTCCGGACCAACCGGTACGCGAGTCGCTGTTGCTGTTCGTCGTCATGGGGCCGTTGGCCAACCTGGTCGCCGCCGCCCTGTGCCTGATCCTCGCCGTGCTGGGTGGCTCGCTGATCGGCGTGCTGCCGGGCTTCGCGCTGATCAACCTGGGCATGGGCCTGGCCAACCTGGTGCCGACCTGGGGGCGTAGCCAGAGCGACGGTTTCAAGCTGCTGACCTGGTGGCAGCGGCCGGACGAAAACGCCGCCGACCTGGCCTACACCCGTCTGCTGGCGCATTACGTCGCTGGCGTGCCGGCCGAACGGCTACCGGTCGAAGACATTCAGGCACTGGCCGAACAGCCGATGCCCATGCCGCTGATCGCCCTCTCCTATCAGATCTATGCCCGGCAAGCACTTGAAGACTGGCCGGGTATCCAGCAACTGGACAGCGAGCTGCAAGCGATGCTTGACGCCCATAGCAAGCAGTTGCTGCCCGTGGCCACCAGCATCGCGATCATGCAGCGCGACCTGGCCTACAGCCGCGCCTACTACACCCAGGATGCCTCGGCGCTGGACGCCTACGGCCGCAACCGGGATGTGGACTGGTTCGCCCCGTCCCTGGCACCGCGTTGCGACGCCCTGCGCGCCGCGTTGCAGGGCGATGTGCCGAGCATGGAGCGCCATCTGGCCAGGGCCTTGCAACTGGCGCGCAACCATGTGGCGGGCGGCTATGCGGCACTGGAGGAGCAACTGGCAACACAGATCCGCGAACGGGCCCGCACGCGCCTGGCAGAGGGTCAGCCCGTCGTCGCCTGA
- a CDS encoding Lrp/AsnC family transcriptional regulator, whose protein sequence is MKLDSIDLRILACLSQDGRMSNQDLAEKVALSPSACLRRLRNLESEGIIAGYGVRLDTAKLGIEVQAMVSVNVRQDMDGWHERFIEAVQHWPEVADAFIVTGSSNYLLRVRARNLAHYTDFIVNRLHASQGVTDIRSDIILQSLKSRDNLLDLVRPSQG, encoded by the coding sequence ATGAAACTGGACAGCATCGATCTGCGCATCCTCGCCTGCCTCAGCCAGGACGGACGCATGAGCAACCAGGACCTGGCGGAAAAAGTCGCGCTGTCACCCTCGGCCTGCCTGCGTCGCCTGCGCAACCTGGAAAGTGAAGGCATCATCGCCGGCTACGGCGTGCGCCTGGACACCGCCAAGCTGGGCATCGAAGTGCAGGCGATGGTCAGTGTCAACGTGCGCCAGGACATGGACGGCTGGCACGAACGCTTCATCGAAGCCGTGCAGCACTGGCCTGAAGTGGCCGACGCCTTCATCGTCACCGGCTCCAGCAACTACCTGCTGCGCGTGCGCGCGCGCAACCTGGCGCACTACACCGATTTCATCGTCAACCGCCTGCACGCCAGCCAGGGGGTCACCGACATTCGCTCGGACATCATCCTGCAAAGCCTCAAGTCGCGGGACAACCTGCTCGACCTGGTGCGGCCGAGCCAGGGCTAA
- the kynB gene encoding arylformamidase, whose protein sequence is MPTQTAWWDISPPLNTDTPTWPGDTPFQEERVWAYGPQCPVNVGRITLSPHTGAHVDAPLHYSPDGLPIGEVSLDLYMGPCRVIHCLGSGALVEPTDIAAHLHQVPERVLLRTYRQAPVSHWDSDFTAVAPATIELLASHGVRLIGIDTPSLDPQESKTLDAHRTVERQAMAILEGIVLDAVPEGDYELIALPLRFSHLDASPVRAVLRPLKG, encoded by the coding sequence ATGCCAACGCAAACCGCCTGGTGGGACATCAGCCCGCCCTTGAACACCGACACGCCGACCTGGCCCGGCGACACGCCTTTCCAGGAAGAGCGGGTCTGGGCCTATGGCCCGCAATGTCCGGTCAACGTAGGACGCATCACCCTGTCGCCGCACACTGGCGCGCATGTCGATGCGCCCTTGCACTACAGCCCCGACGGCCTGCCCATCGGTGAGGTGTCACTGGACCTGTACATGGGCCCGTGTCGGGTCATCCATTGCCTGGGCAGCGGTGCGCTGGTAGAGCCGACGGATATCGCCGCGCACTTGCACCAGGTGCCCGAGCGCGTGCTGCTGCGCACTTATCGGCAGGCGCCAGTGAGCCACTGGGACTCTGACTTCACCGCCGTCGCGCCAGCGACCATCGAATTGCTGGCTAGCCATGGCGTACGCCTGATCGGCATCGATACGCCGTCGCTCGACCCCCAGGAATCCAAGACCCTGGACGCTCACCGCACGGTGGAGCGCCAGGCCATGGCGATCCTCGAAGGCATCGTGCTGGATGCGGTGCCCGAGGGTGACTACGAACTGATTGCCTTGCCCCTGCGTTTCTCCCACCTCGATGCCAGCCCGGTGCGCGCCGTACTGCGCCCCCTGAAAGGATGA